One region of Scophthalmus maximus strain ysfricsl-2021 chromosome 15, ASM2237912v1, whole genome shotgun sequence genomic DNA includes:
- the dtd2 gene encoding D-aminoacyl-tRNA deacylase 2 has translation MAERSSGAGAARAVLQRCVRATLQVRPAEHQAPAQFVQIDRGMVIYVCFFKGATDDILPKMVSTLLNLRLCESDSGKMVSVLELPGSLLVVPQATLGGKAKGRAMQYHNNIGKEDGLRLYSAFVSLCEKELTAATAAAGNVAEVTVKHGTYGNRQVLKLDTNGPYTHLMEF, from the exons ATGGCGGAGAGGAGCAGCGGGGCCGGAGCGGCTCGCGCGGTGCTGCAGCGGTGTGTGCGGGCCACGCTGCAGGTGAGACCCGCCGAGCACCAGGCTCCGGCCCAGTTCGTCCAg ATCGACAGAGGCATGGTGATCTACGTCTGTTTCTTCAAAGGAGCCACAGACGACATCCTGCCCAAGATGG tGTCCACGCTGTTGAACCTGCGACTGTGTGAGTCCGACTCGGGAAAGATGGTGTCGGTGCTGGAGCTCCCCGGCAGCCTGCTGGTCGTCCCGCAGGCCACGCTGGGCGGGAAGGCCAAAGGCAGGGCCATGCAGTACCACAACAACATCGGCAAAGAGGACGGACTGCGGCTGTACAGcgcctttgtgtctctgtgtgagaaGGAACTGACGGCTGCCACCGCTGCTGCTGGGAATGTGGCTGAAGTGACTGTGAAACACGGGACGTACGGAAACAGACAAGTGCTGA